A stretch of Ornithodoros turicata isolate Travis unplaced genomic scaffold, ASM3712646v1 Chromosome28, whole genome shotgun sequence DNA encodes these proteins:
- the LOC135373653 gene encoding uncharacterized protein LOC135373653, with product MADKAKVPTPLSDAIATAELLSRMTELCSLVVQRLDAGSVSPPQAQAPLRLNLPVPTFSGYTDKKSVADFLNDLTAYQTGTGLTYRLRRCDTGEETAPVHISDLKSYHLRDPDGEEPDSQPASLQDLDPHPVPGPASSRYNLHATTSAAFRPPCTFPLPFPRKPPGSGSTPAPLCGHLDSCVPRTAGFLGIPYTVGSPAKAPPGGRPHTDAGSVSRSDAHRPPPGRSPTAPHCGGEADPMPALLGPRTAPSDTPPGPTSPGPNGGRRTANDLTTALSTLRRLRPELLVETRPPPPPPPAPSSAMDDAVLDLSDDLMTL from the exons ATGGCTGACAAGGCGAAGGTGCCCACGCCGCTGTCAGACGCCATCGCaacggcagaactcctgtcacgcatgacggagttgtgctcgttggtggttcaacgcctggatgccgggtcggtttcgccgccgcaggcacaagcaccTCTGcgactcaacttaccggtgcctaccttctcaggttacaccgataagaagtctgttgccgatttcctgaatgaccttaccgcctatcagacag GgaccggcctcacttacaggcttcgtcgctgcgacaccggcgaagaAACTGcgccagttcacatctcggacctgaagtcttaccacctccgagaccctgatggagaggagcccgattcgcaacctgcctccctccaggACCTGGACCCGCATCCCGTTCCTggacctgcgtccagccgctacaacttgc ATGCAACGACGTCCGCAGCATTCCGCCCGCCGTGCACCTTCCCGCTCCCGTTCCCGCGGAAGCCGCCCGGATCCGGGTCCACCCCAGCACCACTCTGTGGCCACTTGGACAGTTGTGTCCCACGGACAGCCGGTTTCCTGGGCATCCCGTACACGGTGGGCTCACCAGCCAAGGCCCCTCCGGGGGGACGACCCCACACAGACGCCGGCTCCGTTTCGCGGTCTGACGCTCACCGACCGCCACCCGGCCGATCCCCTACAGCCCCTCACTGCGGAGGAGAAGCGGATCCTATGCCCGCTCTGCTTGGTCCCCGAACTGCACCGTCCGACACACCGCCGGGGCCCACTTCACCAGGCCCGAACGGAGGCCGCCGGACAGCGAACGACTTGACAACAGCCCTGTCCACCCTCAGGCGGCTCAGACCCGAACTTCTGGTGGAGACCAGACCTCCCCCTCCTCCGCCGCCTGCCCCCTCTTCAGCCATGGACGACGCCGTACTAGACCTATCGGACGACCTCATGACCCtgtaa